In one window of Vibrio sp. DW001 DNA:
- a CDS encoding zinc ribbon domain-containing protein, with protein MSVENVCPKCSRSLEWQVGSYRCNDCDVSYTKVAFCPKCEAELEKLQACGSVSYFCNSCNEMKSKSAVRIEFQAQGESLG; from the coding sequence ATGTCGGTTGAAAATGTATGCCCAAAATGCAGCAGGTCATTGGAATGGCAAGTAGGATCTTATCGCTGTAACGATTGTGATGTCAGCTACACTAAAGTGGCGTTTTGTCCTAAGTGTGAAGCAGAGTTAGAAAAGCTACAAGCTTGCGGTTCGGTAAGTTACTTTTGTAATAGCTGTAATGAAATGAAATCTAAATCCGCCGTTCGGATTGAGTTTCAGGCTCAAGGTGAGTCATTAGGCTAG
- the bamB gene encoding outer membrane protein assembly factor BamB, whose amino-acid sequence MKKTLSRVLLSTTIIIGLAGCASEEDTVVMAPVPQVNSQFTPSSDWSAEIGDGAGQFFSKLQPVFAYDKIFVASRDGEVKALDPENGKIIWKIDLEKEGIARLSGGITASYGKLFIGSENSEVIALDNDTGEELWRQQVMGEVLSKPATENNLVIVNTSRGILEALDSETGEQEWTISTEVPNLTLRGDSSPSTVSGGVFWGTANGRLAAAIVARGQLIWQQPIGIPKGATEIDRLVDVDSSPVILGGMLYSVGFNGQLIAIDLRSGAPAWKRTYSSTLDMATDGSDLFLVSDNDHIAAVDVRSGTEIWTNKLLENRLLTAPALINGYLVFGDAEGYLHWLDTDTGEFVAQQLINDSGFAVGPIEVNDGYLITTRDGKIRKLKID is encoded by the coding sequence ATGAAGAAAACACTCAGTCGAGTATTATTAAGTACCACTATTATTATTGGACTTGCGGGTTGTGCTAGTGAGGAAGACACAGTGGTTATGGCGCCTGTTCCACAGGTTAATAGCCAGTTTACTCCAAGCAGCGATTGGTCTGCGGAAATAGGCGATGGTGCTGGCCAGTTCTTTTCAAAGCTGCAGCCTGTGTTTGCCTACGACAAAATATTTGTCGCAAGTCGTGATGGTGAAGTTAAGGCGTTGGATCCTGAAAATGGCAAAATCATTTGGAAGATCGATCTTGAAAAAGAAGGTATTGCCCGTTTATCTGGTGGCATAACTGCGTCTTATGGAAAGCTGTTTATTGGTTCTGAGAATAGTGAAGTTATCGCACTTGATAACGACACAGGTGAAGAGCTTTGGCGTCAACAAGTTATGGGTGAGGTACTATCGAAACCAGCGACTGAGAATAACCTCGTTATTGTTAATACAAGTCGCGGTATTTTAGAAGCTCTTGACTCTGAAACAGGTGAACAAGAGTGGACGATAAGTACAGAAGTTCCTAACCTGACATTGAGAGGAGATAGCTCTCCATCTACAGTGTCTGGTGGTGTTTTTTGGGGAACGGCGAATGGTCGTTTAGCCGCCGCAATTGTTGCTCGTGGTCAGTTAATATGGCAACAACCTATTGGTATTCCAAAAGGTGCAACTGAAATAGATAGATTGGTTGATGTTGATTCCTCACCCGTTATCTTGGGTGGTATGCTTTATTCCGTTGGTTTCAATGGTCAATTAATCGCCATTGACTTGCGTTCAGGTGCTCCAGCGTGGAAGCGTACCTACTCATCTACCTTGGATATGGCAACAGATGGTTCTGATTTGTTCTTAGTCTCAGACAACGATCATATCGCTGCTGTCGATGTCCGTAGTGGTACCGAAATCTGGACAAATAAACTGTTAGAAAACCGTTTGCTCACTGCGCCTGCGTTAATAAATGGGTATCTGGTCTTTGGTGATGCAGAAGGTTACTTACATTGGCTGGACACGGATACCGGTGAATTTGTTGCCCAGCAGTTGATCAATGATAGTGGTTTTGCTGTCGGTCCAATTGAAGTGAACGACGGATACCTGATCACGACACGTGATGGTAAAATCCGTAAGTTAAAAATCGACTAG
- the hisS gene encoding histidine--tRNA ligase, translating to MAKTIQAIRGMNDCLPTDSPLWQKVESTVKQVISAYGYSEVRMPIVEQTHLFSRAIGEVTDVVEKEMYTFEDRNGDSLTLRPEGTAGCVRAGIENGLLYNQEQRLWYMGPMFRHERPQKGRYRQFHQVGVEVFGLNGPDVDAELIIMTARLWRELGIADHVRLELNSIGSLEARANYRDALVTYLEQHEDVLDDDCKRRMYTNPLRVLDSKNPEVQAILGDAPKLSSFLDEESVQHFSGLCELLDSAGIEYQVNERLVRGLDYYNRTVFEWITESLGAQGTVCGGGRYDGLVEQLGGKATPGVGFAMGLERLVLLLDTLGLTDVRRNVDVYLVTAGEGTMKAGMKLAEQLRETLPSLRIMTHFGGGNFKKQFKRADKVGAAVALVLGENEVAENTVVVKDLIGGSQTTVAQADVAAQLIELV from the coding sequence GTGGCAAAAACAATTCAAGCAATTCGAGGCATGAACGACTGCCTCCCAACTGACTCACCACTTTGGCAAAAAGTAGAGAGTACAGTAAAACAAGTAATTAGTGCTTATGGGTATAGTGAAGTACGTATGCCTATTGTTGAGCAAACGCATTTATTTAGCCGTGCAATTGGTGAAGTGACCGACGTTGTTGAGAAGGAGATGTATACCTTTGAAGACCGCAATGGGGACAGTTTAACGCTGCGCCCTGAAGGGACCGCGGGTTGTGTTCGTGCTGGTATTGAAAATGGTCTTCTGTATAACCAAGAGCAACGTCTTTGGTATATGGGACCAATGTTTAGACATGAGCGCCCTCAAAAAGGACGCTATCGTCAGTTTCATCAAGTTGGTGTCGAAGTATTTGGTCTTAATGGTCCAGATGTCGATGCAGAACTGATCATTATGACAGCACGTTTATGGCGAGAATTAGGCATTGCGGATCATGTACGTTTAGAGTTGAACTCAATCGGTTCTCTAGAGGCTCGTGCTAATTATCGTGATGCATTAGTTACGTATCTTGAACAGCACGAAGATGTTTTAGATGACGATTGTAAACGTCGTATGTATACCAATCCTTTACGTGTATTGGATAGCAAAAATCCAGAAGTACAAGCTATTTTAGGTGATGCGCCAAAGCTCTCTTCATTTTTAGATGAAGAGTCAGTGCAACACTTTTCCGGATTGTGTGAACTTCTTGACTCTGCTGGAATCGAATACCAAGTTAATGAACGTTTAGTACGCGGTTTAGATTATTACAATCGAACTGTATTTGAATGGATTACAGAAAGCTTAGGAGCTCAAGGTACGGTTTGTGGCGGGGGTCGCTATGATGGACTTGTTGAGCAATTAGGTGGAAAGGCGACACCTGGAGTCGGGTTTGCTATGGGCTTAGAGCGTCTAGTCTTACTACTCGATACATTGGGGTTAACTGATGTACGTCGTAATGTTGATGTGTACTTAGTTACCGCAGGTGAAGGCACGATGAAAGCGGGTATGAAGTTAGCCGAACAATTACGTGAAACATTACCGAGTTTACGTATTATGACCCATTTCGGTGGCGGCAATTTTAAGAAACAATTTAAGCGCGCAGACAAAGTCGGTGCAGCGGTTGCATTAGTGTTAGGTGAGAATGAAGTTGCTGAAAATACTGTTGTGGTAAAAGACCTCATCGGTGGATCGCAAACAACAGTCGCGCAAGCCGATGTTGCAGCTCAACTAATAGAATTGGTTTAA
- the xseA gene encoding exodeoxyribonuclease VII large subunit has protein sequence MSVQSNQNIFTVSRLNAEVRLLLENEMGIVWLVGEISNFSAPVSGHWYLSLKDSRAQVKCAMFRGNNRRVTFRPENGNQVLVKARLSLYEPRGDYQLIIESMQPEGDGKLQQEFDKLKMQLAAEGLFAQSLKKSLPENPKCVGVITSKTGAALYDILDVLKRRDPNLPVIVYPTTVQGEAATFEIAQAIGRANSRDECDVLIVGRGGGSLEDLWCFNHEVVARTIAASDIPIISAVGHEIDVTIADFVADVRAPTPSAAAELVSRDQSHKEQALHSRTNRLENAIKVNLSKRHYLLQQSNHRLEKQHPSYRLEQQIQRLDDLESRLIRSIEEQTRSGQHQIQNLNHRLHLNSPDKQLNQQKHALIQAEQKLSDAIHRTMLMSKHSLALHAEKLDAVSPLATLKRGYSISKDGSGNVISHASKLEKGDQMITQFVDGEITSTVN, from the coding sequence TTGTCTGTGCAAAGCAACCAAAACATATTTACTGTATCCCGTCTTAATGCAGAAGTTCGTCTACTGCTAGAAAACGAGATGGGTATCGTTTGGTTAGTCGGCGAGATCTCTAACTTTTCTGCACCTGTTTCTGGACATTGGTATTTATCTCTAAAAGACTCCCGCGCTCAGGTTAAGTGCGCCATGTTTCGTGGAAATAATCGCCGAGTAACATTCAGACCTGAAAACGGCAATCAAGTATTGGTCAAGGCACGCCTGTCTCTTTATGAGCCACGCGGAGATTACCAGCTAATCATTGAAAGCATGCAGCCAGAAGGCGACGGCAAGTTACAACAAGAGTTTGATAAACTCAAAATGCAATTGGCCGCAGAAGGTCTTTTTGCTCAGTCTCTAAAAAAATCACTTCCAGAGAACCCGAAGTGCGTCGGTGTCATCACCTCTAAAACAGGTGCTGCTCTGTACGATATCTTAGATGTCCTTAAACGCAGAGACCCTAACCTACCTGTCATTGTTTATCCAACGACGGTTCAAGGAGAAGCGGCAACGTTCGAAATCGCGCAAGCAATTGGCAGAGCAAACTCTCGTGATGAGTGTGATGTATTGATCGTCGGCCGTGGCGGTGGTTCGTTAGAAGATCTCTGGTGTTTCAACCATGAAGTGGTTGCTAGAACTATTGCCGCAAGCGACATTCCCATTATCAGCGCCGTAGGTCATGAAATCGACGTTACTATCGCTGATTTTGTTGCTGACGTTCGCGCACCAACCCCGTCCGCAGCGGCAGAGCTAGTCAGTCGAGACCAAAGCCATAAAGAACAAGCACTGCATTCCCGAACAAATCGTCTGGAAAATGCCATTAAAGTAAATCTGTCTAAGCGGCATTATCTGCTACAACAGTCCAATCACCGGCTTGAAAAACAACATCCTAGCTACCGTTTAGAGCAACAGATCCAGAGATTAGATGATCTAGAATCTCGTTTGATCCGCTCAATCGAAGAACAAACACGTTCAGGACAACATCAAATCCAGAACCTAAATCATCGATTACATCTTAATTCTCCAGATAAACAATTGAATCAACAAAAGCATGCGTTGATTCAAGCAGAACAAAAGCTAAGCGATGCTATCCATCGCACCATGTTGATGTCGAAACATAGCCTCGCGCTTCATGCAGAGAAACTGGATGCGGTTAGCCCATTAGCAACGTTGAAACGTGGTTATTCGATTAGTAAGGATGGATCAGGAAACGTCATATCTCATGCGTCTAAATTAGAAAAGGGCGATCAAATGATCACCCAATTTGTTGATGGCGAAATTACCTCCACCGTAAACTAG
- the der gene encoding ribosome biogenesis GTPase Der, translated as MIPVVALVGRPNVGKSTLFNRLTRTRDALVADFPGLTRDRKYGQAKLGEHEFIVIDTGGIDGTEEGVETKMAEQSLAAIDEADVVLFMVDGRAGLTVADQAIAQHLRKIEKPAMLVVNKVDGVDADAASADFWQLGMDKMYQIAASQGRGVTVLIDLALSPFAEALNEKERGEIEDLTDLVDDDEEKLEYTEEEAEEEFKRLQDQPIKLAIIGRPNVGKSTLTNRILGEERVVVYDMPGTTRDSIYIPMQRDEREYVLIDTAGVRRRKRINETVEKFSVVKTLKAIEDANVVLVVIDARENISDQDLSLLGFALNAGRSIVIAVNKWDGLDTDIKADVKKELDRRLGFVDFARIHFISALHGTGVGHLFESVQEAYKSATTRVGTSVLTRVMKMATDDHQPPLVRGRRVKLKYAHAGGYNPPIVVIHGNQVKALPDSYKRYLMNYYRRSLEIMGTPIRIQFHNSENPFEGKVNKMTLSQGRKRDRVLSMMKNRKK; from the coding sequence ATGATTCCTGTTGTTGCCCTTGTAGGGCGTCCAAACGTAGGCAAGTCTACGCTGTTTAACCGATTGACACGTACGCGTGATGCACTTGTTGCAGACTTTCCTGGGCTGACTCGTGACCGAAAATATGGTCAAGCTAAACTTGGCGAACATGAATTTATTGTTATTGACACCGGTGGTATTGACGGCACAGAAGAAGGTGTCGAGACCAAGATGGCGGAGCAATCACTTGCTGCTATCGATGAAGCCGATGTTGTGTTGTTTATGGTCGATGGTCGTGCCGGTTTAACCGTCGCCGATCAAGCCATTGCACAACACCTGAGAAAGATAGAAAAGCCAGCTATGCTTGTGGTCAATAAAGTAGATGGTGTTGATGCGGATGCAGCAAGTGCTGATTTCTGGCAACTTGGTATGGATAAAATGTACCAAATTGCGGCCTCTCAGGGCCGCGGTGTCACGGTATTGATTGATCTCGCATTGAGTCCATTTGCTGAAGCTTTGAATGAGAAAGAGAGAGGCGAGATTGAAGATCTAACCGATCTTGTTGACGACGATGAAGAGAAGCTTGAATACACCGAAGAAGAAGCGGAAGAAGAGTTCAAGCGCTTGCAAGACCAGCCAATTAAACTGGCTATTATTGGTCGTCCAAACGTAGGTAAATCAACGTTGACAAACCGAATCCTCGGTGAAGAACGTGTGGTTGTTTACGATATGCCTGGCACTACTCGAGATTCTATCTATATCCCGATGCAGCGTGATGAACGCGAATATGTGCTAATAGATACTGCTGGTGTTCGTCGTCGTAAGCGCATCAATGAAACAGTAGAAAAGTTTTCTGTGGTGAAAACGCTTAAAGCAATAGAAGATGCTAACGTCGTGTTGGTGGTTATCGATGCACGTGAGAATATATCTGATCAAGATTTGAGCTTGTTAGGCTTTGCGTTAAACGCAGGTCGCTCCATAGTTATTGCGGTAAATAAGTGGGACGGTTTAGATACCGATATTAAAGCTGATGTTAAGAAAGAGCTGGACCGTCGATTAGGTTTTGTTGATTTCGCTCGAATTCACTTCATCTCTGCGTTACACGGTACGGGTGTTGGTCACTTATTTGAATCTGTTCAAGAGGCCTATAAATCGGCAACAACACGTGTTGGTACTTCTGTACTTACCCGTGTAATGAAAATGGCAACAGATGACCATCAGCCACCGCTTGTTCGCGGACGTCGTGTTAAGCTTAAGTATGCTCACGCTGGTGGCTATAACCCACCTATTGTGGTTATTCATGGTAATCAGGTTAAAGCGCTTCCAGATTCTTACAAGCGCTACCTAATGAACTACTATCGCCGTTCATTAGAGATTATGGGCACGCCAATTCGTATTCAGTTCCATAACAGCGAAAACCCATTTGAAGGTAAGGTCAACAAAATGACGCTCTCTCAAGGACGCAAAAGAGATCGCGTATTGAGTATGATGAAAAACAGAAAAAAATAA
- a CDS encoding YfgM family protein, which produces MELYDSEEDQVLAIKDWWKENGKAVILGGVIGFGGLFGWRFYQDSVIEAKEAASDSYSQVIEQLATKGVAVSSQVESFIESNKDTEYSVLAALQLAKAQVDAAEWDKALAQLEWAKANTKDIAIGPIASFRIARIQAQKEQFDDALATLGALDSKAWAGRVAELKGDILLRKGDKDAAYSAYTEAQQAADASQDIQFKLDDLAK; this is translated from the coding sequence GTGGAATTGTACGATAGCGAAGAAGATCAAGTTCTAGCCATAAAAGATTGGTGGAAAGAGAACGGTAAAGCCGTCATTTTAGGTGGTGTTATCGGTTTCGGTGGATTATTTGGTTGGCGTTTTTATCAAGATTCAGTCATCGAAGCAAAAGAGGCTGCATCAGATAGTTATTCACAAGTGATCGAGCAACTTGCAACCAAAGGTGTTGCCGTTTCTTCTCAAGTGGAGAGCTTTATCGAGTCGAATAAAGACACTGAATATTCTGTTCTAGCCGCACTCCAGCTTGCAAAAGCTCAGGTTGATGCTGCTGAATGGGATAAAGCATTAGCGCAACTAGAGTGGGCAAAAGCCAATACTAAAGATATTGCGATAGGGCCAATTGCCAGCTTCCGCATTGCTCGAATCCAAGCTCAAAAAGAACAATTTGATGATGCGTTAGCAACACTTGGAGCGTTAGATTCAAAAGCATGGGCAGGCAGAGTCGCAGAACTTAAAGGTGATATTTTACTGCGAAAAGGCGATAAAGATGCCGCATATAGTGCCTACACTGAAGCTCAACAAGCAGCAGATGCAAGCCAAGATATCCAGTTTAAGTTGGATGATCTTGCCAAGTAA